Proteins encoded within one genomic window of Hermetia illucens chromosome 2, iHerIll2.2.curated.20191125, whole genome shotgun sequence:
- the LOC119648312 gene encoding brachyurin, whose translation MKWFTTIFLYLTVLFAAAIAFSTDPIGGRIIGGQEAQRGQFPFQAALRINVTDRPTFSTCGGSLIAKDYTLTAAHCVLIKDVMNIEVHLGAHEIQNLDEDGRLRVVVEPENFIVHKDYNSRSIVNDIALLKLPVEVAFTDRIQPIDLPSWSDVNVDFEGKVAIASGWGRYSDSLQVISPVLRYAELPVESQRICMHYYQNYEIVTASNICTYTGTGKGTCNGDSGGPLSYTDENGRKFIIGLTSFGSDIGCVETGWPKVFTRITSFLDWIEANSNIKIKP comes from the exons ATGAAGTGGTTCACAACTATTTTCCTATACCTGACGGTGTTATTCGCGGCCGCGATTGCATTTTCAACTGATCCTATAGGAGGCCGTATAATTGGAGGTCAAGAAGCCCAGCGAGGACAGTTCCCATTCCAAGCTGCACTCAGGATCAACGTCACAGATAGACCTACTTTTTCAACATGTGGTGGCTCCTTGATTGCCAAGGACTATACCCTAACTGCCGCTCACTGTGTACTTATCAAGGATGTCATGAATATCGAGGTGCACCTGGGAGCTCATGAAATTCAAAATCTCGATGAAGATGGCCGACTTAGAGTTGTTGTTGAACCAGAGAATTTTATCGTTCATAAGGATTATAATTCGAGATCAATTGTAAATGATATTGCCCTGCTGAAGCTCCCGGTGGAAGTAGCGTTCACAG ATAGAATTCAACCGATAGATCTTCCATCCTGGTCGGATGTTAACGTCGATTTCGAAGGCAAAGTCGCAATAGCTTCCGGATGGGGTCGTTACTCAGACA GTCTACAAGTCATCTCCCCTGTCCTGAGGTATGCTGAACTCCCAGTGGAGAGTCAGCGAATCTGCATGCACTATTATCAAAACTATGAAATCGTTACTGCCTCCAACATTTGTACCTACACAGGCACGGGAAAAGGAACTTGCAATGGAGACTCAGGTGGACCTTTGTCATACACAGATGAAAACGGGCGGAAATTTATTATTGGGCTTACATCGTTCGGAAGTGATATAGGATGCGTAGAGACGGGATGGCCGAAGGTTTTCACACGTATCACATCTTTCCTGGACTGGATTGAAGCAAATagtaatattaaaattaaaccaTAA